From the genome of Acidobacteriota bacterium, one region includes:
- the dnaK gene encoding molecular chaperone DnaK: MSKIIGIDLGTTNSVVAVMEAGEPTVITSPEGSRTTPSTVAFAKGGERLVGQVAKRQAVTNPENTIYSIKRFMGRKYAEVNEEMKIVPYKVTPAANNDVRVSIMGKEHSPPEISSMILQKMKTAADEYLGQTVTKAVVTVPAYFNDSQRQATKDAGKIAGLEVLRIVNEPTAAALAYGLDKKKDETIAVYDFGGGTFDISILEVGEGVVEVKSTNGDTHLGGDNIDQRIIDWIVDEFIKDQGIDLSKDKMALQRLKEAAEKAKMELSTTLETEINLPFVTADASGPKHLNMKLTRAKFEGLVEDILQRSVEPCKLALRDSGVNPEDINEVVLVGGSTRIPRVQQIVKELFKRDPHKGVNPDEVVAIGAAVQAGVLGGDVKDLLLLDVTPLSLGIETLGAVFTKLIERNTTIPTRKSEIFSTAADNQTSVEVHVLQGERSMAKDNRTLGKFHLVGIPPAARGVPQVEVTFDIDANGIVNVSAKDLGTNKEQNITITASSGLSKDEIEDMTREAEAHSEEDRKYKEEVEARNNADNLVYNTEKLLKENRDKVPESDVAAIESALENCRKAIDEGGSERINSAVEELTQATHKLADVLYKQAAPQGDPTPSTPGDSSDEAAAEGEVIDAEYEESDEKKK, translated from the coding sequence ATGAGCAAGATCATCGGCATCGATCTGGGCACGACCAATTCAGTCGTGGCCGTGATGGAGGCGGGCGAGCCGACTGTCATTACCAGCCCCGAGGGCAGTCGAACCACTCCTTCAACCGTGGCCTTCGCCAAGGGAGGTGAACGGTTGGTAGGACAGGTTGCCAAGAGGCAGGCCGTAACCAATCCGGAGAATACGATCTATTCCATCAAGCGTTTCATGGGGCGCAAGTATGCGGAAGTGAACGAGGAGATGAAGATCGTCCCCTACAAGGTGACTCCCGCCGCCAACAACGACGTCCGGGTGTCGATCATGGGAAAGGAGCACAGTCCGCCGGAAATTTCTTCCATGATTCTGCAAAAGATGAAGACCGCGGCCGACGAGTACCTGGGACAGACGGTCACCAAGGCCGTGGTCACCGTTCCCGCCTACTTTAACGACTCCCAGCGTCAGGCCACCAAGGACGCCGGGAAAATCGCCGGTCTGGAGGTTCTGAGAATCGTCAACGAACCCACGGCAGCCGCTCTCGCCTACGGTCTCGACAAAAAGAAAGACGAGACCATTGCCGTCTATGACTTCGGGGGCGGAACCTTCGACATCTCCATTCTGGAAGTGGGCGAGGGGGTGGTTGAGGTCAAGTCCACCAACGGGGACACCCACTTGGGAGGAGACAACATTGACCAGCGGATTATCGACTGGATCGTCGATGAGTTCATCAAGGATCAGGGGATCGATCTCTCCAAGGACAAGATGGCCTTGCAGCGGCTCAAGGAAGCTGCCGAAAAAGCAAAAATGGAGCTCTCGACCACTCTGGAAACCGAGATCAATCTGCCCTTTGTGACGGCCGATGCCTCGGGACCCAAGCACTTGAACATGAAGCTCACCCGAGCCAAGTTCGAAGGGTTGGTGGAGGACATCCTGCAACGCAGCGTCGAGCCCTGCAAGCTGGCCCTCAGGGACTCCGGGGTCAACCCCGAGGACATCAACGAAGTGGTATTGGTCGGCGGCTCGACTCGAATCCCCCGGGTGCAGCAAATCGTGAAGGAGCTTTTCAAAAGGGACCCCCACAAAGGGGTAAACCCGGACGAGGTGGTAGCCATTGGGGCCGCTGTTCAAGCCGGAGTTCTGGGTGGAGACGTCAAGGATCTCCTGCTGCTGGACGTGACACCCCTCTCCCTGGGAATTGAAACGCTGGGAGCGGTCTTCACCAAACTGATCGAGCGCAACACCACCATCCCCACTCGCAAGAGCGAAATTTTCTCCACGGCCGCCGACAATCAAACCTCGGTGGAAGTCCACGTTCTGCAGGGAGAGCGGAGCATGGCCAAGGACAACCGAACCTTGGGCAAGTTCCATCTGGTGGGGATTCCTCCGGCGGCCCGCGGCGTTCCTCAAGTCGAGGTCACTTTCGACATCGACGCCAACGGCATCGTGAATGTCTCCGCCAAGGACCTCGGCACCAACAAGGAGCAGAACATCACCATCACCGCCTCCAGCGGCTTGTCCAAGGACGAGATCGAAGACATGACTCGCGAAGCGGAAGCACACTCCGAAGAGGACCGCAAGTACAAGGAGGAGGTAGAGGCCCGGAATAACGCAGACAACTTGGTCTACAACACCGAAAAGCTGTTGAAAGAGAATCGCGACAAAGTCCCGGAATCGGACGTAGCTGCCATTGAATCGGCCCTGGAGAATTGCCGCAAAGCCATCGATGAAGGGGGTTCGGAGCGTATCAACTCGGCTGTCGAAGAGTTGACTCAAGCCACCCACAAGCTGGCCGACGTCCTCTACAAGCAGGCCGCGCCTCAGGGCGATCCCACACCCTCCACACCTGGAGACTCTTCCGACGAGGCGGCCGCGGAGGGAGAGGTCATCGATGCCGAGTATGAAGAGAGCGACGAAAAGAAGAAGTAA